TTCATCTGAGATTTTCATTATTCTTGAACACTTCACAGAAGTTACCAAATGAGCAAACTCATTATTTCAGGCATGGGTGACCTTCTACCCCACTCGAGACCAGCAGACCAAATGTAAAACTTGTGATGAAACTGGACTGAACGGAGATCTGCTCATCACATATGATGTCCAGAGACAAAATCCTAACGGAGAAATAACCGTgagttttattaaatacaagaTGCTTTGATGGGAAAATACATTCTTGTCTCTATTAAAGaaggcagcggctatttgcaaTACGTTTTTGCGAAACCTATGAGATTATTAAGAGACCTTAACTGTATACATAATTCACTTACTTTTGATGTCTTTTAGGTGTCAAATGGCTACTTCATCCACTACTTTGCACCCTCAGATATTCCACGAATTTCCAAAAATGTGGTGTTTATCATTGACCGAAGTGGCTCTATGCACGGCAGAAAAATGGAGCAGGTAAATAACAAGGACTTCTCAACAGAGAATACAAATTTGTCTCTATCgttgtggttttactacaaataaaagcaATAGAACCATGGCTAAAGGATAAAAAGATGCAAGATGCCAGCATTTGGGCTTATATGAACCTGAAAATCAAGGATATGTATTCTTTCTATGGTTTTGAGCAAAgcttttctataaaaaaatccacatgttctgatttaaatgtttttcttcagaCTCGCTTGGCACTGCTGAAGATTTTGAGTGATCTTACTGAGAACGACCACTTTGGACTGATCACCTTTGACAGTCAAATAGATTTGTGGAAGCGTGAACTTCTCAAAGCCACCCAAGCAAACCTGGAGGATGCGAAAGCTTTCGTGAAGAAGATCACAGATAGAGGAGGTGAGCCCCTAgcatatacaatatatatatatacagtatatatatatatatttataaagcatAAACGTGACCGTCTCGGATATATTTTTCCTTCCAATAGCCACAGACATAAACGCTGCAGTGCTGGAAGGAGTAAAAATGATCAACCGGCATCCACGAGAGGGCACTGCCTCCATCTTAATCCTGCTGACTGATGGAGACCCCACTACAGGCAATCCATCACTGGCCACATTCAATAAAAACAGCGTATTTTAAGAATTACAAAAATCCACAAGACAAGATTCTATTCATTTAACAAGTTTAGAATTCTTTAAACTATCCATCAGTGTTAAATTCAGCGAACGTCCatgcacattttgttttgtaaatactgttTCTTTTCACCTACAGCATACATTGTGCATCCCAGTTTCTAAAAGCATCTAACTCTAAAGCATCTAACGTTCTAAAAAAAACTCTAAAACTCTAATCTAACCCTCTTCTTCTCTAACAGGTGAAACCAACAAGGAGAAGATTACAGGGAATGTGAAAGAGGCCATCGGGTCCAAGTTTCCGCTCTATTGTCTTGGTTTTGGATATGATGTGAATTTTGACTTCCTTTCAAAAATGTCGCTGGAAAATAACGGAGTTGCTCGCAGAATTTATGAGGATTCTGATGCCGATCTGCAGCTGCAGGTGCAATACAGAGAACCGCCTTTAAACTCGTGTGAACTTGAGCGCATTGAactctttgtgtgtttgtttgttgtgtagGGCTTCTACGATGAAGTTGCCGTCCCGCTCCTGACTGATATTCAGCTCAATTACATCGGAGTGTCAAATCTCACCCAGACCAGTTTTAACTTGTACTTCAACGGCTCTGAAATTGTGGTGTCGGGTcaaatcacagacaacagtgtGGAGAGCGTCACCACTGAGATCATCGCGATATCTGTACGGTTTTACATCTAGAGCTCTGCGTCTCTCTATCAAGaagaaacaatcaaaaacatttgGGATGACATCATTCATGATGAAAAAGTTGATTGATATTCTTTTATTGTCGTGCAGAAAGGCAGTAAGGTGACGTATCGTGACACTGTAACGGCAAAAGATGTAAGTGATGTCCAACCTGAACATGAACATTTCCTGGAAAGACTGTGGGCCTACCTCACAGTAAAGCAACTTCTGGACAGACAGTAATAAAGATCTCGTCTTTGTTTTTAAGATGATTGAGATGTTATGTTATGTATTATAACTGCTCTTTCTTATTTCCCAGGGTTCTTCTCAAAGGTCCAGAAAAAGAGGCTGCAAAGAAAGAAGCTCTCAATCTGTCCCTCAAATATCAGTTCGTCACACCTCTCAGCTCTATGGTTGTTACCAAACCACAGGAAGATCAAGCTGAAGTTGCCGACAAACCCAGAGAGGGAGAAGCACCACACAGACCTACAGCACACAGACCTGCAGTATTTGCTTCACCTGGTGGTAAGGACGAAGAACTGAAAGTTTATCACGAACTGCTTTGTTGCttcttttatatatacagtacagtaccagtaaccattttatttttactctttCAGTAGCACAAAGGTTTTCAGGAGGAGTTTCAAATAGTCGCATTGGTAAATTAAAATGGACTTAAACCGTTTCACAAGATATAACATTGAATATGTACATATATACAATAAGGAATTCATCTTTTTTTCTCCTTTATTAAGGCTACTCTGGTAGCAGACAAAAAGGCAGTCGTCTTcaatgtaagtaaatgatgaatgagaTGCTcaaatcaaaattattttattattgtcaaAACAATCGTTgacattttctgtattttctgcCATGCTAAAAAGCATATCCAGCCAGACGTGATCCTGATCTCTTCGGTCGGAAAAGGATCATGGGTAAGATATTTATTTGACTTCCCTTTGACTGAAAACCAAtgattaaaatactgtatattataactAATAAAACAAGTATTTTCATTAACATTCCAGGAATGGATTATGATGATCACTCCTCGTCTGGTAGGCCAAAATATTTTCCTGCTTTAAAGTAAATCTGtcaagtatttttttaagtgttaGCAGTAAGCACGCAATTAAATTACCTGATGGTAAAGCTAAAGTATCTCCTACATAATACAGAAACCTTACttgaaacaataatatttttataacacATATTTTCACAGTATGTTTGCCGTAGTTTACTAACATAGCGTCCAAAACATATTTCCCTCTAAAGTGACTGCAGATTTTCTTCACACTGTGGCAGGTACATTAAAAATCTTTCAATgccaatgtttattttgtgtgagATTATTGGAGTTTTTACTCTAATCTGCACTGTCTCTCAATTCCTGTAGTACCTGTAGTACCTGTAGTTCCTTTAGTTCCTTTAGTTCCAGTAGTTCCGGTAGTTCGTTCTCATCGTTTCTTGCTGCCTGCTGACGGTCAGCCTAAACCACTTTGTTTCGACGTTCCTCTTCCTTACAAACTCAAACTGCTGGAGGACTCTTCAATAGGTCAGACAATAAGAAATGGTTGTTTTGCATGTCAATGTATGCTTGCTTGATTTATATTTGTTAGGTTTTCTTCACTGTGGCATCCTATAGAGTTCTCAATGAATGGAGAGTCCAAGACATCTGAAAATGGATTCAGTCAAATTGCCTTTCATTATAAAAAGACCCATCATCTGGTAGTAAACACAACGTCCATCAATTACCATAATGACCAGGAAAATGAGGAGTTTTTCTGGGGACATAAATATACCGGACTTAACAAAGACGGGTAAATAAGTACAAGAACAGTTTTCTGCCTATATAATCACAAAAACTCTCTGAAAAAAATGACCATTTCTGGTACAGTAGCCATATTTCAGCTGTGGCATTTGCAGATACCATAGTTCAAATTTTAAACGGGGAAACTATATTATGCATAGTATGACAGTAATGCTAAAAAATCTGCATAAAATAGTACTTTATTAACACCACAGAATTGTGTATGTATAACAGAGAGTTTTAAAGAATTTCCTAAGCATTTTGTATGTAATTCTACCAACAGTGTGTCCGTGTTAATACTGCCCTCAAAAGTCAACATCACCGTGGGGGATTTTATTATCAGTGTTCTTATTCATAAGAACGGGGATCTGTTTTTGTGGCCTGGCGTAGAGCAATATCCACAAGGTTCCAGCCCCACGGGCATCTTAGGTAAGATGGCAAACTATCAATTTACTCTGTTAACATTTGAACACATTGTATGTCTCAACacttgtcttttactaaaactGGCGAGGACCTCAACCCCTCATCCAGAACAGTAGGTGGTGCTGTGTGTGATTTAAAGATATAGagatcaccaaaaaatgaaaattcactcataatacgcccttttcacaatgacgtcccttaacttccgccttttgcaaagcagtgtatcataacatccgtcttgcaacaaacaagaagaagaagaacttccgttttgccgtcgcgctggaatttaacaacagtgagaaaaaaaactgacagaacacgtattcaagtacttatcctagcaccttcgctaacacaaaaagaaaacaaaacacttaccttcataatcaatcaaacaggtactgttcaacgaagaatttgtgtcctttctctagctttgatcttgtcgttagcgaaaatttgtctgcaagacgttgtacatcatctagacgtatttgtggcagatgtgcaagccacttggtaaactccattctgaggcgctagcggaagtaacttcttcttcttgagttttactggcggttggcaaatcagcttataggtgcattactgccaccttatgaactggagtgctagcggaagtaatgatacactgcttttcACTGCTTGAAAAGctacttttacttttaacatttttattctattctttttctggcgccccagctgcggGAATATaacctttttttttacagtgtatacttTACTGGAttcagtgtttgtgttgttttctggGGACAGCTACAACACTTGTTTATCACTCTGATGATtatatgaatgtaaaaaaaaacaatagtaaCAAATCAGAATATAATTGAATCATATTTCAGGCAAAGCAAGTATTTCATATGAGAAGATTAAAGGATACAGCACACCAACTCTAAAGATAATGGACAAGGAAGTGACAGCGTCTAGGTAAGACACCTTACAACCTCCTTAACATcagttaaatgtatttaaaaacactGAATTGCTTGACAAGCATAGTTTCGTACTGTGTTTTTAGAGCATTGTGTTATCAtgtttctgtatttaatttaatgtactgtatttcaTTAAACATTGTGTCAATTTATTATAGGGCTGATGTGAGAGACTACAGAATTACTTCTGCTCCTATTGTCAGATGTTGGCTTGTGCCGTTCGATGCTGTGATGAACGGAAATATTTCTGACTTTACTGTTACTCAGCTGTAGTTCATAGTGACAAAACTATGTTTTCTAAAATATAACGTAATCTATTTAGTAAGTTCGATCACATCTGGCCTGTGTATTGTATCAAATTGTATCAAATTCTATAAGGCACATTAAAATTCGATTCAAACAAACAATGTGCAAGTACTATGAACTTGCATTGGGTTTAGACTTCATCATTCAGATTCGTTTTAGCGACATAATTTCACAGTTACAGTAGCAATGCCTCTTTAAAATTGATTGTAAGCACAGTTAAACAGTCTATTATTTGGCCTGTTGGTGACCTTGAAGTATTCCTGACATCCATCTCCTTGTCAAGATTTGTCAAGATATTCTCTTACAAAATGTTAATTCTCTAATGTTTACTtgactataataataataaatacacatttgGCATTAGGACATTGTAACATTCTGAAccttaaaatgtcataatttGAAAAACATACCAGAATCTGGACCCACATACATCCCTCTGCTAAACCATTAACTAGAGTACTAGGAAATCAACATATTGTGGATTTTGAGGTTGTAAATTGTCTAAAGAAGTATTTATTTTGGTGATTTCCCCGTTAAACTGAACTGTACCCCTTGTGATGAACAATTTGAGTCTGCAACTGAAACCAATATTCTAACAAATCGCTACTGTCCTTCTTAAACCTCCATATTacatgacttttattttatgcCATAAATTATATGTTTGTCACTGCAAATATCTAAGCAACAAACAgtattaaaagtgcttgtcaactttgacaacatagtatttaatcatttaaaaagttcagtgtttttttccatcacCTGAAAAAagagaatttggacatccaaggttttggaaggacaacGAACTGAAGCTCTGCTAACATGACTAAACTGAAGAACTAGAACGCAAGtgcttgtttttgtttactacagtaaagtcTTAAATTATACAGACCTTTCATATCATCAGAATATCTTCAGTGGAAATGCACTATACAAGCTTGCGTCAAATTAGGATTTGAAATTGCTTACTAAGGGAATAGTTCacgccaaaaacaaaacatttgtactcatttattcaccattatGTTACCTGTAACATTATGTTCACCatacctgtatatgattcttttttctatgaaccataaaagaagatatttcgaaaaaaTGTCTCGgaggctttgtgtccatacgatggAAATGATGGTCAATGTTGTTTACCgtcatccttcaaaatatcttcttttgtgttctgcacaagaaagttagtcatacaggtttggtgaATAAGCAAAGAACTTTAATTTCGGGGTTTTGAACTTTctgtatacaatacaatacattcaGGTGTGTAAACAACTTATTTTATGGAAGAAGTGACGTCTCCGCATCAGTCAGTTTCATCTCTCAAAACATCCTGTTTACAGATCTCTATTTCCACAGCATTCTTGACCCAGATTTATTAGTTCCTTTCTGAATTTGTCCGacataaaaacatacagaatGGGATTAACCACAGTTGACGAGGTTGCCATGATGCGAGCGAAGGTAGCAAAAGGTCCAAAACGAGGTACAGGACCAACCACAGCATCACCCTGACTTATCTGAGCAAACATCAAACCGTACGAAGGCAGCCAGCACAATGCAAACGCCAGCACTAACAAAGCCGACGTTTGGGTTACCTTGACGTGATACTGTTCCAAGCGGTCAGTCGGGCTCGTTCGGCCCTGTCTGGTGTTTCGGAGGAAACAGTAGATCTTTGTATACGCTATTACAATGATACCAAGCGGAAAGGCAAAAGCCAGCAAGAAATGACACACTCCATATGCCAATTGGCCTTTGTCGGATAGGAAATTAAAACACGCCATGTCCTCCCGGGTTTGATGAACGTCAGGCGAAATCAGCGCTCGCCAAGCAAACTGAGGCGCTGCCAGGACAATAGCAGGTATCCACAAAACACCTGCGATTATTTTCAAGCGGCCTTCTCTGCGCCATCGATACGCTTTTGACGGATGGACCACTATGATGTACCGCCCGAACGCCAAAGCAGACAGCGTAAAGGCGCTCGCAGAGGTACACATGGCACCCAGGAAGCTCACAGATTTACACATGAAGCTGCCAAAGGGCCAGTGACGGGTCGCGATGGCAACCGTGTGATAGGGAAGGCAGGAGAGAAGAAGAAGGTCGGCCACACTTAATGACAGAAGAAGAACATCTGTTCCATTTGCGTTCGTTTCTTGTATTCCTCCCATCCGGCCTCCATTGGGCTGTCCTTGGCGCATGGTACGAGAGATGATGACGAGAACCAGGATGTGTCCCACCAACCCGGTCACGAGGATGAAGGTGTCAATTATGGGCACCAACACTCGCTCAACATCATTCGGTCCGGAACTGGAATGGTTGTTCAATTCGCTTGTGATGTTAACCATCACGATGTCCAGAAGTGCAATTTCTTTTACGTTCAATCAAAGTGGCTTCACAAGTCCTTTCAACTCactattttacttttaaatgttttgacatGTTTTCAACTAAGTTAGACAATTTCAACAATTTATTTGTATAGGTTACATCTCACCACTAGTAAATTGAAAGGACTTGTAAAGCCAGTTTGATGGTAATTACAGGTAAAATACAGACAGCAATAAAAAATCAAAGTGTATCCTACAATCCATTTAAAAACAAGAGTTATGTGTCATTTATTGAAATGCTTCTTTATAAATAGGTTccacatttttgtttaactcactaaatgttaaaatgaatcACTGAACATTGTGTAGTAGGTAGCCTAATCCAAACCAGAGGTCAGGTTCCAGGTTGGACAGTCTTGAGGGTTTTTTTGCGAACCTGCAAAACATAATCATGATTATATATTAACACAACTCATGATTAAtctcaaaacaaaataatgtgtTGCATCGGCATGACAAAATTGTACAAATATGTTTCATTACACACGTCAAGGATTCCTACCTGCCTTATAAAGCAATGGATCTCGTTCTTTTTTAAGCAAATTAAAAGTCCCCACCATTATCCATTACAGTATGTGAAGGCTCAAGCATTGGCATGaccataaaatgtatatttgacacaaaaaatcttattttaagtCATCTTCTAATTCATCTTTTATGACCCCCTTGAGGGTTTGTTGAGGCCCCCATAGTTGAGAAACGCTCCTATAAagcaaatacatacaaaaaaattGTCAAGAATTCTCTggtcatacagtatactgtacgtccttgtgcatttgtgtatctCTGGGAAGTGGGAAgacttttcatatatttttttgctgCTAAGTTTGCTTAGCAAAACAAAACgttaaatgcaaaatgtttacgTTTCTTGTGGTAAATGTTTCTGCTAAATGAGCAAATGTAAACACAGTGAAAACGGCAGCATTGGAATGCAGGCATCGATAGTTAATGATTGTAGTGAAACTCAAAGAGAAGCCTCAGAAGTCCATGTACTTCGTTTAGTTCTCTCCAGGGAAAGCAACATTGATCATGATTAAAACCTTTTCTATTAATTTCAAGAATCAGAATGATGAGAGCCTACTTGCCTGCTTGTGATTGTGGGTCTGTTCAAATCATTTGCCGGTCTCTAGAAAATCCATTTAGATCTTCATAATCCAGAGTTTCTGTCAGCTGAAGTTCTCGAGTTATGTGCTGTGCTTTAAACAGCGAGCTCTTGTAGTTTAACGGTGGGAGAGGTGAGTGaaatgacctttgacctcagcGCATGCAGTGACGCAGCTCCTTTAAACAAGGAACATTAACTTCGCATTTAGTGAATTGTTAGTGTCAGTCAATCGATAAAACCTTGCAAAAGGAATGTTGTGCACTTCTCTGTAATCTAGTTACATAGTGCAGCTTTGTATTAAGCCTTAAATGTTCACATATAGTTTAAATCTGCagaatattttttaatagtAAATGAACATCCATGATATCATAGCCATTCAAATGAACACAGCCTCTCTGAAGCGAGATGGAGAGTTTCATCAGGGATCCTTTGGACCGAGAGCTACTGTACGAGTTTTTTACAGGTCATAAACTCAAGTTTACAGTACATTATAAAATAAGAATGAAGCAGAAGGGCAAAGGACAAAGCAAAGAGGCGAGATAACGTCACATATAGCATTTAGATTGTCCGTCTATCTGTAGACTCACAACATCTTTATCTCGTGCAGGAGTTTCTGTATGAACTTGATTTATGGCATAATCCTTGAGCTGTATGTGAGAGGCGTGACAAATGCAAACTGCCTCTTATTTTGATTTCACCAAATGACaggtctaaattcaaaatatgacAGAATCTAAAGCAGGGTCTTCTAGGTTATTAAACTTGCACTAATGGTCCTAAAATGAACGGATTTCTAACTTTGACCACACTTTTGAGAATAGATGATCTTAGTATTTTACAAGATGGCTAATTGTATGATTTCGTacgatgtgaatcatacaaaaaacatgattacatGATTCCAGGAAAGCAATACCACACCCCCCAACACAACGTCACTGGCACAAAAACAAATCATGAATTGCTGTGAGATTGTTTACGAATAACATGCAAAAGTGACAATATAGGTAATTTACCAATGTAAACCTGCATTTACAGTACATCTTAtagaattatatataatattatagtatatgttgtaatgattattataaaatatttaaacacacaATGCTGCTTAAAGTGAATGTtcaaaaaatgtgcaaaacgTAGCATGTCACAGTGGTGATGTGTGTTCTAATATacgtttttattataatttgagTTAGCAGTTAACAACAGATTTCAACAAACATGGAACAGATGGACAGAGCACACTAttgctttacattttattaacattttgtgaATACAGTCATATATTTGGTCAAATATGTGTCCACCTGCAAGAAGGTGCGGTTTGACTCTAGTTTATTGGTGGAAaacttataattttaatcatacAGATTTTAATAAAGGATGGCAATAAAAGGGCAAATGGTAACAGTACCTCCACCCTATTTATGACTACTGtacaaatactaaatatactGTGAAATCTACATGTAATTAACAGTGAAATATCTCCGTTCATCATCGACTGGAATGGCACAAGCCAACATTTGACGACAGGAGCAGAAGAAAATCTGTAGTCTGTCACATCGGCCCTGTAATGAGGAGACATGAAGTACAAGATGTACTGTATGAAATAACCCTGGCATTGAAAACTTTTATAAACAttaatggtaacactttacattaaggtaccctttataaagcatttataaatgtgttcattaatgattaataactCGTTCACAAATGCATTAAgcagcagttataactgcataactaaaaagagggattctaacgaaatacctgccaaatagtgagccattttaactcacttgttataaatgcttaataaatgtatttattcattatttatttgactcgaaagcagattcattattatcttgatgttgtttgccaTATAGGCTGTCAGATTGGACACTGTggggtgttgtgttgtttttattatacctgctcactatttggcaggtatttcgtaaGAATCcccatttttattcatgcagttataactgctttataatgcatttgtaaattactTATTAATCCTCAATGAACACctttataaatgcttcatagagggtaccttaatgtaaagatTTACCGCATTAATCTacatattattattcatattcttctaaatatttGACAAACCTGAAAAGAAAAGAAGCAGCACAGTAtcatttagcaaaatataatttcttctTACCTAGACGCTTCAATTCTCTGACCCATTATCTTGAGTGTTGGTGTGTTTGATCCTCGAATCTTCTGATATGAAATACTGGCTTTACCTTAAGTAGCTCATAATTGTGATTACTTGTTGTAAAAATTGACTCAATTATCATAATCTCAGAAACATTAAAGGCATTTTGGATGGATTTATACATGTTGAcacatgtttaaatgtttgcacATGTTAATGTTAACTGAATTTAACAGTATTTACTCATTGCTAAACCTACTTGGATCAGGATACCCAGGGGGGAAATCCAGGGTGCTCTGTGCTGCTCATGAAAACAAAGTTATTCTTTTCACTCCGCAACGCCCAGCCTCTCCACAACTAATCGTTTAATCTAAATTTCAAACATGACAATTTATTAtaaaacttttttgttaaaggggtcatatgacacggctaaaacgaatattatcgtttgttttagatgtgtgtctacacgatttaaggttaaaaaacgcagTATTTTCCACAAACCGTGCatttttgtatctcctctttgccatGCAATTTAacttgtctaatacatgcataacacaccaaagacacagaaaaacacgtattcacgccatatgacccctttaaaattttTTTGATTGAATAATATTGTTTCTGTCTTACCTCCATAGCCTTGAGGTGCATATAATCCAGGAGGAACAGGAGGGAACATTAGTGCATAAAAAAACAgggaaaatgttatttatatatcGTATAAAAGGATTTTGACCCTACAGTAAAAGGTACTTGGCCGCTTACCCTACACCCGTTCTTTTGAAGACCACACTACTGAAACTAAAGCAAAACTTtgttaatttataataaattcgTTTAATGATGTGACTGTATGTGATTGATTCGTCGTGTAAAATTGGCCATTGCTATTAATAACAATGGCAAATGTGACAGTATACTTTATACGCTTTTAACATCTCAGATCCAGGTCAGTTTTTGCctaggtccagaaaagtactaaagacatcgttaaattggtccatctgcgcatagtggctcagttgaattttttgaagcgacgagaatgcttcatatgcgaaaaacaaaccaaaataccgactttaatcaATATATTCTCCATACAtattgtcagtgtatggcgcgcgttcacgagagcacttcttcttcgtcttcttcttGGATGAGAGCACTTGAAAAGTAGACAGGTTTGTGTGCCGAAGGCCGCATGGGGCTTGCCCCTATTGGATGCCGGCGCTCTGACTCACAATGCagaagcgcaactctgtgtttacatgcaaaagacgaagaagaagtgctctcgtgaacgcggtAGGGAGGgccttctgtcatgattctgccctctcttgtcatgctttttgagccttgaggcagaatcatgacagacccacatgttttgtgtggagagaagcatattattgtctgtcacgacataatatgcgttctctccggtgtctcgtctcgtaagccccgccccctcattaacttccccttagtgtttgatcccagtcacctgcccgtcaccctccctatGTAATTTTTGAGAGTTTtgagagttttgggttcctcgccaccgtttgcatactgtttttgcactatctgcctgaccgggggggctgcttttgaatcttaaagttttacttaattaatattgcatataggaatttattatctgttatatttgacctgtgcttctctctcctttatcctaaatgtgtgctctcactgagcgtgtgtgtgtgtgcgtacttgtctgtggacgtacgtgtgtgtgtgtgtgtgtgtgtgtgtctctgtgtctgtgtgtgttggtgcgtgtgcgtgttgtgtgtgtggagtgttttgtgtgtgtgtgtgtgtctctgtgtctgtgtgtgttggtgcgtgtgcgtgttgtgtgtgtggagtgttttgtgtgtgggtgtgtctgtcttctgtgtttcaaccttttcttgtttttgcaggtacaactttgattgttttgtttgtagtcaatgtgtctcatgtacagctgctttgtaacaatgaaaattgtaaaagcgctatataaataaagttgagttgagttgagtaatcaTCCCTCGTTAGTGGTCCCCTTTATGTAGTCCCAGTCATCTCTGCCCCTTGTCGTTCATTGTTCTTCGTACCTTGTTCGTGTCAAGTCCCCGTCCAGAAAATCTTGGtcctgccttgccttgccctgCGTTGTCTCtctttttgagttttgtttgttttgtgctttagttcttgttttgcccACTAGAGGGAAGTTTTTTTGTTTGCCTTTTGAGAAGTctttgtttatagtgtttgttcccccatcatgggtttttgttttatattttaataaatattggtgttaacccctt
This portion of the Triplophysa rosa linkage group LG20, Trosa_1v2, whole genome shotgun sequence genome encodes:
- the LOC130571656 gene encoding somatostatin receptor type 2; translated protein: MVNITSELNNHSSSGPNDVERVLVPIIDTFILVTGLVGHILVLVIISRTMRQGQPNGGRMGGIQETNANGTDVLLLSLSVADLLLLSCLPYHTVAIATRHWPFGSFMCKSVSFLGAMCTSASAFTLSALAFGRYIIVVHPSKAYRWRREGRLKIIAGVLWIPAIVLAAPQFAWRALISPDVHQTREDMACFNFLSDKGQLAYGVCHFLLAFAFPLGIIVIAYTKIYCFLRNTRQGRTSPTDRLEQYHVKVTQTSALLVLAFALCWLPSYGLMFAQISQGDAVVGPVPRFGPFATFARIMATSSTVVNPILYVFMSDKFRKELINLGQECCGNRDL